The region GAAAACCCATTCAATGCATTAATTTGAATTACAACAGGCTAAAACTCACATTAGCATGAGGCTGGTCGCATACAGTTGCGGCTGGGATCCATCTGGAtttataatgtgaaatgaatgttGACCACTGACTCAAAATCCACAAGTTACATCCATTaaaaagactaaaaataaaaccgTTGCCCAATTCAGATTCATAATGCATCCAGATAAGGGTCTTTGTACATCTAAGCAAATCCTCAGTCATTTACATAGATTTGTGTGATAAACACCAAGTGATTGCATTGTCTTCAGAAGAGCATGTCAAATCTTACACTTTTGTTTTCTCACCCAGTACAGTCCTGTGAGCTTGCAAATTCCCATTTGACACAGATCCACCGAGTGTTGAGCTATGAGCACAGGCAAAGCTTATTTACATGCTCTTTTACAGGGCATCTAATGTCGGTTTCTAAATGAGAGATAGAAGAAAGTGTTTTTGCAACATAATGGGATACCCACAGACCAGAACTAAACTAAACACAATAAGAACAGCATAGCAGAATTAACATGCCAAAGAAAACGAAGACTGCTTTCCCAAAACCTGCACTGAGCCGGACTATACTTGTGTCGTTTTTGCAGTTGATTATATTTTCAGTTGTGTCTTTTCCAGAAAAGAAAGTGTCATGATTACCTATAGAATCACAAAAGgtgactgtttttttgttttagtttttttctctctgtgtgtctgtgttcggTAAAAAAAGGCACAATCAATTTTAAagcaaacaaagatgaaaaaggTGGTTTCCTGTTTGTGGCTTCAACAGAAACTGAACTTCAGAATTCATTCGGAGTGCTTTTCCTCTTTCTGGTGGTGTGTTGTTCAAATTCAAAGTGATTAAAGTGAACCTCTAAAAAGGATGCATGTATTATAATACACATCGTATCCTCCTCCTCACGCTTTCTTTTATAACTCAAGTCTCCGAACGTACAGAAGCAGCCGACACCTCGATACACGTGAAGATCGATTGTCAATGCGAACAGATGTCCacaagaaaaagataaagaaaaatagAGCCTCCATTTCCCAGAATAAAACCATCCCGATGACGTCGTCAGCTGATCAAGATGACATCACCAGGACAAATATAGAGTTCTTAGTTAAAATTACATCATAAGAAGGCTTCAATCAGTTTCAAACCTCAGACCTTCAGTCCTATTCCCATGTCCACTGATTGCACTTCTTTTTTTATCGTCCCTTTTGTCCCAAGCTGATATATGATGTTATGCGAAAAGGGAACGTTCCCTTTTTTGTAGTCTCTCATAACGGACAGCATAAGTGCCTCTTACCTTCTGCTAATTTGCATAAGGAAAAATCCACACAGCATCCGTGATGCTAAAGCTTTCACATATGTTCAGGGCTCTTTCCAAATGACCAAAATTCCCAATTTTTATTtaggtggggggtggggggcggTATTCACGCTCGGAATTCTGTAAAGGGTATTGTGAGGGTGTGAATAAGAGGCATTTTGTGTGGTTTGTGAAAATCGGGAAAGTGATTCCGGTGGGAATTGTGTATACGCTGTGAAAGGCGATGTCTGTGATTGGAGAATTAGCTCTGTATTCTCTTTAAAGTTTTGCATATTCATCGAACAGTCTTGCAAGATTTCCAAACGACCGCAACAAAAAGCTCTATGATCACTAAGAAGCTCGAGTCTTTGGATTTGGCCCACTGCACCAGATGTGAATCTTTAGAATGCTACAAAGGTTCTGCAATTGCAGAACATTCACATCAGCTCTCGCCTCGAAGAATGCCCGGGCCTGTTGCCATGGTTACAGGTTCAAGATATGATGTCGTGCTTAGGAAGTGATGTCACATCCATTACGCATCTGTGTTTGGCTTTTTGTAATCGCGTGTTTCAGTCCTTGAGTAGAATGATTGAGGTGGTTGATGCGGTTTCTGTAAAGATATGATTAGCTTACACTCCCAGTtggaaaaactgtttttttctcTAATAGAGTCTGGCAAAAAAAGTAGGAAAGGGAGGAGTTTTTTCTCTTAAATGTGTGGTGGAGAACATGTTTTCTTCTCACGCCCGGCGATCAACTGGCTGCTGTAGACACACCTCACTTCCTGCCGAGATGATTGGCAGCCGGTTGTCCATGTGATAGCTAATCAAGTGACTGACGCTCTCGAAGCGGTGGTCTTTGGTGCGCACCTATGACAGTTAAACATAGGTTAAAGAATTATGTTTTGATAAGGGGAAAATACTGACAGTGTGATGTATTTGATCATATCACTCACCACTCCCTCTGGATCCACCAGAAGCAGGTGTTTGGCTTGGCCGCCCTGCTGTCCAGTGAGGACGTACTGGCCTGGTGTGGTGCCTGACTCCCGCACCAGGAAGTCTCCATCCTTGGTCAGGAGTCTTTCGGCCTGCCTGCGACTTAGAGGTCCGTGGAACCAGGGCTCGTTCTGCAGCTGCTCTGCCAGAGGGGGCGCCACAGCACCTGACACACCTAAAGCAGCATCGAACGGCTCTAAAAGATAGAGAGCaccatcattttattttcaaagaaactaaatgaaaatacttttttcctCACTTTTTTTCATCagatattaaataatttcatttaccaaggatgaattaaattgatccaaGTCACAGTAAAGACTTTTTGCATTGCAAAGAAAAATTCATTACAGATAATaatgtttccataaaaaaaatcctaaaaaaagttgtaataaaaacacataaattacttacaattaacaattaatgtttcttgagcagcaaatcagcatatgtgaataatttctaaagcatcatgtgacaccttcgacatcttaaaatattaaaaatcgaGATccgttattttatattgtaataatatttcacaatatcactgttcctaattatatttttatcaaataaatgcagcttttgtggGTATTAAAGATcacatttaaaagctttttttttttactcttacagACCTCAAGCTTTTGAATGCCCTTTATGTAAATatcaatgtaaaatatattaaaatatgaatagttACATTTTAGCAtatcaatgaaaataataaaaattaagttttaaaattgaaataaaaaaaagtctaaaacagTTAATAATGCTTTCACTGATTTTAAACATCTGTACTGTATGCTATTGTTATataaatgcacagaaaaaaaatcttccttGTGTTAATGTAGTGAAAAATAAAGTGGAGTACATGCTTTAATGATGattcagtacatttttacaaatttttactCTGATAATGGAAACAAGTTAAAGCACAAATACATGAATATCAAGACATGCATCATAGACAGATATTTTTCCAACAAAGTTGTCTAGCATTAGTTACTCACTCATGTCGAACGCATCTTTGTGAGCATTTCCATTGGCTGCTGCTGCTGGGAGGCGGGATTTATCCACATTGACGTATGAAGGGTCATCAAGGAAGCCTCCCTCCTTGACACccactgaaagagagagaaacagaggactGAGAGGTGAAGTGCACTTAAGCGCTGCCATTCTGAGTCGTATTGTCAGCAAGGCCGGCGATCCAAAAGCCACCTCTCAAAGGAGCTGAGTAATAGGTTTGGGCAGGGTCCAACAGAAAGCAACGAACagtgaaaaaaaatagaaaaagcgCTGACTCACTCTGCAGAATGACAGCCTCAGCTGAGAGAAAAATTAAATGAAGGGAAGTGCGACAACATAAGAGTGAAAAATACTATGTGGCACTACGAAAGGAAGAGGGCAGGGGAGCTTGAGCAAACCTGACCTGGTAGAGGAGGCAGAGGCTGCTTGTGAATGTCGTTCTGGCTGGGCTGTCCATAGGGCTGTGGGGACACAATTGCATTAGAGTGGAGTGTTGTTACTTAACGAATCATTCTAATTCACTTCTATACACTGAATCATCTTTATTGTTTTCTGAAGACAGTGAGCCTTAGTTTGAACTGAGTGACTGCTTTGGTGGCTTTTCTAGCCTGTTAAGACTGACTATGACATGAGCCAAAagcatttgtttaaataaaagtaaaaaataaataatgaatgtataaatgtataaattaattattattgttttaacaataattaattaaataatacatttaaattatatatatatatatatatatatatatatatatatatatatatatatatatatatatatatatatatatatatatatatatatatatatatatatatatattctttaatgaACAGGAACTTcaatgaagagcatttatttgaaatggaatgaTTTTACTACGAACACTGATTtattgcatctttgctgaataaaaatattagttttttttaccatACTTACTagaaacctttgaatggtagtgcatcatgttttccataaaaatattaagcagcaaaagctTTCTACTGCtgataattgtatttaaaaaataaaaagaaatttgaGAATTAAGTCTGCATagtagaattatttctgaaggaccatgtgccAGTTAAATTTCTGCTgaaatttctgaaaaatgtagggataaattatattttacgaAAAAtggttattgtaaagtgttataatattttatactatTCCAGtttcaatattacaatattaaaagcTTGTTTTGATCAAACAAGTCAAATCTTGGTGCACATTAGAgacttaaaacatgaaaaaaaaggttCATTATTCCAAACGTTTGACCGCCAATAAGTGTTTCCTGTGTCTTTATTGTGTAGCTTGACAAATGCTTACTCATGCTTAGCAGTTCACACAATCGAGGAAAAATGAAAGATCTTCTTTGGTGCCATTTGTAAGGAAATGCTTATGATgcttaaagggtcatgaaaccccagactTTTCTGACATTTCGTTACATCATAGTTTTAGCATCCGATAATTTTTTATGTTGGAGAAAAATggttcattttaagcatttttgtgCCATTTTCAACTTCCGGGTTTGAAATCTACATTGCCACGTCACAAACTTTTGACGTCAACACAAAGGACTTTAGTCCATCGATGACCcgttattaaattattcatgagACTGCATGTTCTTATCCAATGAGAAGACTCTTCACTTAATTATTCACAACAGCATGAGTTAATTTGCTATGACAAGCTTCAGACTGTGAGATTGTGTACATAAACCGAGAGAAACGTTCATGGATtgaagaagagtgtttgtttttgttttgtaataagaGTTTGGCACAAATGCAGTTCGTTCACTTAGTGAGCTTAACCGTTTTAACAGCTTCGTGACACGACCCGTCAAAAGGCTTATATAAACACTGCAGAATAAGACTTAAAAGTCAGCAGAGTAGCAACAGCGCATTCATATACATGTTTTTGATACAAAGTGCAAatggctgtgcatttatttgtgtgtttaacTCGTTGACAGTGAATTGAAACTGTCTAAACCCAAAGCTGTGTGTGTTGTCGGTCTCCTCCGCTCTGCAGTGCACCACGCAcacattagcgttttcttttttttaactgtggtGAGATCTAACCTGTGCCGAAACAGGGGGTTTCATGACCTTTAAAACACTTAACTGAATTCTCTTTGTAGATTTTAAGCCATACAAATTTGAATAAAGGAAAAGACGACTTGTTTCAACTGCTAACTAATCAGCTCTTTTTAACACGTAAAAGTTATTTCATGATTCACTCATAACACATAAAAACTTTGTGATCATGAACAAATTCAAAAGACTTAAAAACCCCCAAGGCCAATGCTCGTGCAATGCTCATGCTCGTACAAACGTGTGTCTCACCAGCGTGGCTCCTGTACTGTGTCCAAGACGGCTCCTCATGTCAACCAAGCCTCCGGGTGGAGGCTGTTTACCGGGGAAGTTATTGTAATACGGAACCTCTGGGGGTGGAGGCAggtcctcttcctcttcctcccagGCCGACCCATCGAAAGGAGCCATCCTAAAAGGGAAATAAAAGATAGTATAaagataaacattacatttacatggaGATGTATTATTTACATGCTGTTTAAGGGATGGCCGATGATTTGTATTGCTTTGTTTGAAACCAGGAGGAAACAACTAGTAGGAACAGACACACGCTCAATAAAAAGGAAGTAGGaacagtaaacaaataaaatatgctccaaaaacaactttttaaattgatatatatatttcatatatacttATTTACAGTTTAGTTTAAGTCATTCttatgtgcttttttcagttgtatAAGTTgtattatatttctattaagTTTCAATACATTTTAGCTTCAGCTTaagttttgaaatataattatatcaaacttatttcagttggagaaaaaaaaacatttgtaataattttagcTATAGTACTGTACTTCAAGTAGTACTTCAATACAGTACATTAATACTTGTTTTCATAGATTGTGTGttgaatataaaagtatatttggATTATCTGTCAGAAATAAGGCAAAAAGTCCTCCGTAATAAGATGTTTCTCAGTGAGTGAGACGATGCGAGTGCGCAGTGCAAATAGACACAATGCACACAAAATCTGTAAACAGACATACAGGACATACTGGGGGTTTCCAAAGACCCTAGGGAGGTACCATCATTAAACAATGTACAAACACTCGTGTAAACACACTGACATGATGTAAATGTTTGCAGTACTTGTTTGAACAGGCACATAAACGCTCTCACCGATCATGAGGGGTGACCAGTTTGGGGGGGTTCTTCAGGTACTGTTTAAAGCGGAGCTCAAACGCCTGGCCGATGGTGCTGATGACCTCCTGAGCCAAGCCCTCTGAGCATTCCAGGATATGACATGCTACAATGCAGGAAGTGAccatcaaatatattatatagaagACACAAGTCATAGGCAAGAACAAGACATTCCTTAAAGGGAccgttcacacaaaaatgaatcatgtcattccaaatctttcAGGATCCCTTCAAAGCCAGAATAAATAATCCTGCATATAATTAAGTAATCTAGTATTTAACATCagttcaaataaatgaagcatgAAAAGCagtcatttacatttactcaGTGTGAAAATGTCTTGTCATATTTTTACCTCTCTGATTGACAGGGTCTTTGGCGACGTAGGCAACATACTCTGCTGTATCCTGgggagaaacagaaagaaagggatggagaagaagaaaggaagaaTGAACAGGAGGACATGAAGAGAAATCAGAGCGTAGACACAAAGATCAGAGGGACAAGCAGAAGATAGTAAAAGTAATTTAGTTGAGGCAGTCTATTCACTAAAGGGCAGGAAACAGAAGAGGAAacagtgtgggggggggggggggtggcagaTGACTAAAGACAGCAGGACAGATGAATGAGACGAATGAACAAGGAATGACGGAATGGGAGTAAAGCTGACAGAACCAAGAGCAAGATGAAAACCAGGAAATAAAATGTGTGTAGGGATGTATCCAATAACTGATCGAtgaaatgtacatatttatttatctaataattagaatataaaatcggaatgtatttttatgcaatattaaatgaaattgtttaaatcaataattaaataatatattatctataaatatttaaaataattagcatatacattttaattaattattttctaaattatttgttttattagttcAAATATTACATtgatctatccatctatctatatatctatctatctatctataatttgttttgaacaattagtgaataaattaattagaaaatatgaatttaaatatatatatatatatatatatataattttctattaatgattcaataaataaatagtatataagtttaaatttaaatgtaattttttgtttttttttagtgatatttaagtttttttataattactaatTCACTACTTACTAATTCAGACATTAGTCAACTAGTTGCTCAGGCAACCCACCAACTAATTGATTTCtgaaaatatgtagttttgcACATCCCTACTGATGCCACTTTGTACTTCAATATGCTTTCAAGGTCCTTGAAGTGAATGCAATCATTATTTGAAGAGAGAAGCTCCAACAAATGACTACACGGAGCCATTTCATTTGTAAAGGTGATCCGAGGGCACATGGCTGTTGTGGACTAGCTTTCCATGACCATCAACTTGGctaggtacaaaacagatttgtgCTGCAGTtcattaaattaacaaataaaaaacttaatcTGAGAAGTAAACaatgataaaaagaaaaaggtaaaaaggtaaaaagagaaagaagaagtaGAAAGAGATATTGAGAGACAGGACGCGACTCACTGGATCTCCTCCTGATGCAAAAGAGATGGACTGCATGTGATGGTTGGCGATAATCTGTAGGGAGAGAGGGATGGAGAAGAGGACAATGTGACAAAAAAAGGTGCAGTGGGCATGAGATGAAGAATGAACAAACATGGAAGCGAGTGAAAGCAAAGGATGgacagagagggagaaaaaggAAGAAATGATGTGGTGAGACTGTGGTCTAAGAGAGGAACAGAGCAGTTGTCTGCAGTAACTCTGCATGGTTTAGATTCATTAAGATAAACACACAACAGCAGGGCAATTACTCCAGGCCTTATTCTGGGCTCCAGTCAGCTGCCTGCTGATAAACCTCACTGCGCTAATGTGAAACACACTGACATATAACTGAAGAATTAGAAGTGAGGAAAAACGTCCTGTGGTGCAGCTGTAAACAAGC is a window of Carassius auratus strain Wakin chromosome 16, ASM336829v1, whole genome shotgun sequence DNA encoding:
- the shc1 gene encoding SHC-transforming protein 1 isoform X3, which codes for MNRLGGASRRARVEGGQLGGDEWTRQGSFVNKPTRGWLHSDSVVSTTGVSYTVRYMGCVEVLQSMRALDFNTRTQVTREAISVVCEAVPGAKGAQRRRKPSSRSLSSILGKSNLQFAGMTISLTVSTSSLNLLAIDCKQIIANHHMQSISFASGGDPDTAEYVAYVAKDPVNQRACHILECSEGLAQEVISTIGQAFELRFKQYLKNPPKLVTPHDRMAPFDGSAWEEEEEDLPPPPEVPYYNNFPGKQPPPGGLVDMRSRLGHSTGATLPYGQPSQNDIHKQPLPPLPVGVKEGGFLDDPSYVNVDKSRLPAAAANGNAHKDAFDMKPFDAALGVSGAVAPPLAEQLQNEPWFHGPLSRRQAERLLTKDGDFLVRESGTTPGQYVLTGQQGGQAKHLLLVDPEGVVRTKDHRFESVSHLISYHMDNRLPIISAGSEVCLQQPVDRRA
- the shc1 gene encoding SHC-transforming protein 1 isoform X2 produces the protein MELVPKTKYTPFRSDSFSSTDETASNPSLPSSAPLTPLTPPGIPSSLSSSSLTPILPPSSPRQAENSPTTLCSFFPRMGALRLGVSSTLLPGLKASSKPANVPGGQGGLGESPKDTGTSATNSSPPPTSSLSLLSLTAPSPPPRPPQDMNRLGGASRRARVEGGQLGGDEWTRQGSFVNKPTRGWLHSDSVVSTTGVSYTVRYMGCVEVLQSMRALDFNTRTQVTREAISVVCEAVPGAKGAQRRRKPSSRSLSSILGKSNLQFAGMTISLTVSTSSLNLLAIDCKQDTAEYVAYVAKDPVNQRACHILECSEGLAQEVISTIGQAFELRFKQYLKNPPKLVTPHDRMAPFDGSAWEEEEEDLPPPPEVPYYNNFPGKQPPPGGLVDMRSRLGHSTGATLPYGQPSQNDIHKQPLPPLPVGVKEGGFLDDPSYVNVDKSRLPAAAANGNAHKDAFDMKPFDAALGVSGAVAPPLAEQLQNEPWFHGPLSRRQAERLLTKDGDFLVRESGTTPGQYVLTGQQGGQAKHLLLVDPEGVVRTKDHRFESVSHLISYHMDNRLPIISAGSEVCLQQPVDRRA
- the shc1 gene encoding SHC-transforming protein 1 isoform X1, producing the protein MELVPKTKYTPFRSDSFSSTDETASNPSLPSSAPLTPLTPPGIPSSLSSSSLTPILPPSSPRQAENSPTTLCSFFPRMGALRLGVSSTLLPGLKASSKPANVPGGQGGLGESPKDTGTSATNSSPPPTSSLSLLSLTAPSPPPRPPQDMNRLGGASRRARVEGGQLGGDEWTRQGSFVNKPTRGWLHSDSVVSTTGVSYTVRYMGCVEVLQSMRALDFNTRTQVTREAISVVCEAVPGAKGAQRRRKPSSRSLSSILGKSNLQFAGMTISLTVSTSSLNLLAIDCKQIIANHHMQSISFASGGDPDTAEYVAYVAKDPVNQRACHILECSEGLAQEVISTIGQAFELRFKQYLKNPPKLVTPHDRMAPFDGSAWEEEEEDLPPPPEVPYYNNFPGKQPPPGGLVDMRSRLGHSTGATLPYGQPSQNDIHKQPLPPLPVGVKEGGFLDDPSYVNVDKSRLPAAAANGNAHKDAFDMKPFDAALGVSGAVAPPLAEQLQNEPWFHGPLSRRQAERLLTKDGDFLVRESGTTPGQYVLTGQQGGQAKHLLLVDPEGVVRTKDHRFESVSHLISYHMDNRLPIISAGSEVCLQQPVDRRA